A portion of the Plasmodium gaboni strain SY75 chromosome 5, whole genome shotgun sequence genome contains these proteins:
- a CDS encoding apical rhoptry neck protein has protein sequence MKKIYFILLILFHLNFMNCFRKYDKNKNNSLISHSINNKEKNTKNNNNNNKNKKNDNSFSATSFLNEKNKNKSYTNVSKIKNIYIRGESNKTTNIEEEEEEEKKKNILNNNDNETNYSFLSLKFFPFILTSLLHTGINQIPRNTDIELYEFEKSPMIRHMLVAEERKNAYTYMFFIVISFVVVVLIALFIFKFFFNL, from the coding sequence atgaagaaaatatatttcattttgttaatcctatttcatttaaattttatgaaCTGTTTCagaaaatatgataaaaataagaataacAGTTTAATAAGTCAttcaataaataataaagaaaaaaatacaaaaaataataacaataataataaaaataagaagAATGATAATAGTTTCAGTGCTacttcttttttaaatgaaaaaaataaaaacaaaagtTATACAAATGTGtcaaaaataaagaatatatatataagagGAGAATCAAACAAAACAACAAATatagaagaagaagaagaagaagaaaaaaaaaaaaatatattaaataataatgataacGAAACtaattattcatttttatcattgAAGTTTTTTCCATTCATTTTAACTTCTTTACTTCATACAGGAATTAATCAAATACCACGTAATACTGATATtgaattatatgaatttgAAAAAAGTCCCATGATAAGACATATGTTAGTAGCAGAAGAGAGAAAAAATGCATATActtatatgttttttattgttatatcttttgttgttgttgtACTTATAGctctttttatttttaaattttttttcaatctttaa
- a CDS encoding putative kinase binding protein CGI-121: protein MSITKLHILDQELDITLILFKNVVNSKDLLESYKKNMNDNICYVNDFFLLLDSNLVYNENHILHSIYRAHHNFQSKKRITKNIFLEILFLLSPHENINECVKQYQIKNDSSSVIYVGINISKDQVDMFIKSVQGDQTDFNELPFLHDKQKILENFKCDNMDNLERFIYHNIASKKINLS, encoded by the exons atgagtATAACAAAATTACATATACTTGATCAAGAACTAGATATCactttaattttatttaaaaatgttgTTAATTCAAAAGACCTATTAGaaagttataaaaaaaatatgaatgaCAATATTTGTTATGTGAATGAtttctttcttttattaGATAGTAATTTG GTTTATAATGAAAATCATATATTGCATAGTATTTATAGGGCTCATCATAATTTCCaatcaaaaaaaagaataaccaaaaatatttttctagAAATTCTTTTCCTTCTTTCACCTCATGAAAAT ATTAATGAGTGTGTAAAACaatatcaaataaaaaatgattcATCTTCTGTAATTTATGTAGGTATTAATATTTCCAAAGATCAA gttgatatgtttataaaatCTGTTCAAGGAGATCAAACTGATTTTAACGAATTGCCCTTCTTACATGATAAGCAAAAAATTTtagaaaattttaaatgTGATAATATGGACAATTTAGAGAgatttatttatcataatatagCTTCTAAGAAAATTAACTTGAGTTAA
- a CDS encoding inositol-3-phosphate synthase produces the protein METYKGMQFLSNKGIVKNAFNKSNLSYEVMLDRKEDENFVYSNYEHVETQVEKDSKGMVVCKKYKNTYEIIVEKVKEKRVGVLLVGIGGNNATTMLGGICANAKDLSYMNKCDLKRSNYLGSVFLSSNIRLGYNEKDKEHAYAPIYKLIDIYNPENIVYGGWDLNNMNLKDCLVRNKVFDNEVIEKIKDDLDYVPLKSVYFKGNFIAGNQQRRVNNILYGKNKLEILELVREQIRNFKKQNNLNEVIVLWSGNTEKNIPHIPGVNDTFLNILHACKQNHESVSPSVIYALAAILENSPFINSSPQNTLVSAVVQLAQQKGVFIIGNDLKTGQTKIKNFLLDFYFGTGLKPKSIVSYNHLGNNDGKNLSSDLQFYSKKVSKSNLICDYVRANENLYVDDEKDVNVAVKKSLEYCEGDSLNEKGKVSADIEEDCTYVESLEKQKVNSEIVIKYVPYVGDDKKAIDEYISEIFMNGKNTIVLYNICQDSMLASPILIDLILLVELSQRVFFKPTQEKKTIENEQLLNENIQIEDYKLSHTILKPKYNSFKNLDSVLFLSSIFCKSPFNSNVYKTRHSFFSQLESLWNFVRIISGLPIDAHIDLPYMI, from the exons ATGGAGACCTACAAGGGGATGCAATTTTTGTCGAATAAGGGAATCGTAAAGAATGCATTTAATAAAAGCAATTTATCATATGAAGTAATGCTAGATAGAAAAGAAGATGAGAATTTTGTGTATTCTAATTATGAACATGTGGAAACACAAGTAGAGAAAGACTCTAAAGGTATGGTAgtatgtaaaaaatataagaatacttatgaaataatagttgaaaaagtaaaagaaaaaagagTAGGAGTATTACTTGTAGGTATAGGAGGTAATAATGCTACCACTATGTTAGGAGGTATATGTGCCAATGCTAAAGATTTAAGTTATATGAATAAGTGTGATTTAAAGAGATCTAATTATTTAGGTAGtgtttttttatcatctaATATTAGATTAGGatataatgaaaaagataaaGAACATGCATATGCTCCAATTTATAAACttattgatatatataatccAGAAAATATTGTTTATGGTGGTTGGgatttaaataatatgaatttaAAAGATTGTTTAGTTCGTAATAAAGTTTTTGATAATGAAGtaattgaaaaaataaaagatgaTTTAGATTACGTCCCCTTAAAAAGTGTTTATTTTAAAGGAAATTTTATTGCAGGTAATCAACAACGTAGagttaataatattttatatggtaaaaataaattagaAATATTAGAACTTGTAAGAGAACAAATTAGAAACtttaaaaaacaaaataatttaaatgaagTAATTGTATTATGGTCAGGAAAtacagaaaaaaatataccACATATACCAGGAGTTAATGACACTTTtctaaatattttacatgCATGTAAACAAAATCATGAATCTGTTTCACCAAGTGTTATCTATGCTCTTGCAGCTATTCTAGAAAATTCCCCTTTTATAAATAGTAGCCCACAAAATACATTGGTAAGTGCAGTAGTACAATTAGCACAACAAAAGGGAGTATTCATAATTGGAAATGATTTAAAAACTGGACAAAccaaaattaaaaatttcCTCCTCGACTTTTATTTTGGCACAG GACTGAAACCAAAGAGCATCGTGTCATACAATCACCTTGGAAATAATGACGGAAAAAATTTATCGTCAGACTTACAATTTTATAGCAAGAAAGTATCTAAAAGTAATTTAATATGTGACTATGTGCGTGCGaatgaaaatttatatgttgATGACGAGAAGGATGTAAATGTGGCagtaaaaaaaagtttAGAATATTGTGAAGGAGATAGTTTAAATGAAAAGGGCAAAGTAAGTGCTGATATTGAAGAAGATTGTACATATGTAGAAAGTTTAGAGAAACAAAAAGTTAACAGTGAAAttgttataaaatatgtgCCATATGTTGGAGATGATAAAAAAGCTATAGATGAATATATCAgtgaaatatttatgaatggaaaaaatacaatagttttatataatatttgtcAAGATTCTATGTTAGCATCTCCTATATTAATtgatttaatattattagtaGAATTATCACAACGTGTATTTTTCAAACCTACTCaagaaaagaaaacaatagaaaatgaacaattattaaatgaaaatatacaaattgAAGATTATAAATTATCTCATACTATATTAAAACcaaaatataattcatttaaaaatttagaTAGTGTTCTCTTTTTATCTAGTATTTTCTGTAAATCTCCTTTTAATTcaaatgtatataaaacaaGACATTCTTTCTTTTCACAATTAGAAAGTTTATGGAATTTTGTTAGAATTATATCTGGATTACCAATAGATGCTCATATTGATTTACCATATATGATTTAA